The sequence ATATTTTTCAAACTAGATGCACCTCAGGAAAAAAGGTATGTCAAATTATTATTGACAGCGGTAGTTGTGAGAATATGGTTTCGAGAGAGATGGTAGATAAGTTGAATTTACAGTGTGAGAAAAATCCTCACCCTTACCGTATTGCATGGTTTAAGAAGGGGAATGAAGTTACTATTGATAAGAGGTGCCCGATCAAGTTTTCTATAGGCAAAACTTACAAAGATAAGGTCTGGTGTGATGTCATCCCAATGGATGCATGTCATGTATTattgggaaggccttggcaatatgacagAAAGGTCATGCATGATGGGGAAAGgaatacatatacattttggaaggAGGGATCAAAAGTCATCTTATTACCCCTTAAGGATGTAGGGGAAGCTAAGAATATGTTGTCTGAAAGAGAGCTTGTTAAGGAGATGAAGGTGATGGGATTTTGTTATGCATTAATGGTACAAGAGGAGGAAGGAGGAGGGATACCAATACCTATTGAAGTAGCAAAGGTACTCAAAGAATATAGTGATGTTATAGCTAATGAGCTACCTGATGGTCTTCCACCGAAGCGAGATATTCACCATCATCTTGATCTAATTCCGGGAGCATCTTTACCTAATCAAACAGCATATAGGATGAGCCCTACACAACATGCAGAACTCAACAAGAAGGTGATGGATATTATGAAGAAAGATGTTGTGCGAGAAAGCATGAGTTCATGTGTTGTACCAGCATTATTAACACCAAAGAAAGATGGTACATGGAGGATGTGCACAAATAGCCATGCAATCAATATAATTACCATCAAATACCGGTTCCCTATACCTCTCTTTGATGACATGATGGATGTTCTTGCAGGGCCCCAGTATTTCAGTAAAATTGAATTGAGAAGTGGGTATCACCAAATTCGGATtcaagaaggggatgaatggaagacttcTTTCAAGACTAGAGATggattatatgagtggatggtgatgccatttgggttgtctaatgcacctagtaccttcatgCGAATGATGAATATGGTGCTTCGACCTTACATTGGTAAGTTAGTTGTAGTTTATTttgatgacattttaatttttagtaagaGCAAAGAGGAGCACTTGAAGCATTTGCAGATCATATTGGATGTGTTGAGGAAAGAGAAACTTTATGCAAACTTGAAACAGTGTAGTTTTATGCAAGAGAGTCTGGTATTTCTGGGATTTATTGTTTCTGTAGAAGGTATCAAGATGGATTCAGAGAAGGTTAGAGCAATTTTGGAATGGCCTAGTCCTAAGAGTATAAcaaaggtaagaagttttcatggtttggccaCATTTTATCGAAAGTTTATTTGAAATTTTAGCAGTATTATTGCACCC is a genomic window of Cryptomeria japonica chromosome 7, Sugi_1.0, whole genome shotgun sequence containing:
- the LOC131856670 gene encoding uncharacterized protein LOC131856670, with amino-acid sequence MQDRNQGGPSRVILDKSKNDGADLEVLLDIGENLMIRRTLIILEKEKTQIQSFDDSWLRTNIFQTRCTSGKKVCQIIIDSGSCENMVSREMVDKLNLQCEKNPHPYRIAWFKKGNEVTIDKRCPIKFSIGKTYKDKVWCDVIPMDACHVLLGRPWQYDRKVMHDGERNTYTFWKEGSKVILLPLKDVGEAKNMLSERELVKEMKVMGFCYALMVQEEEGGGIPIPIEVAKVLKEYSDVIANELPDGLPPKRDIHHHLDLIPGASLPNQTAYRMSPTQHAELNKKVMDIMKKDVVRESMSSCVVPALLTPKKDGPQYFSKIELRSGYHQIRIQEGDEWKTSFKTRDGLYEWMSKEEHLKHLQIILDVLRKEKLYANLKQCSFMQESLVFLGFIVSVEDCTKGKKFMWTNEAEESFKFLKKKVIEALILALQDFEKVFEVDCDASHVGIGAVLSQAGKPITFFSEKLNEARKNYSSYDLEFYAVVQAL